The window NNNNNNNNNNNNNNNNNNNNNNNNNNNNNNNNNNNNNNNNNNNNNNNNNNNNNNNNNNNNNNNNNNNNNNNNNNNNNNNNNNNNNNNNNNNNNNNNNNNNNNNNNNNNNNNNNNNNNNNNNNNNNNNNNNNNNNNNNNNNNNNNNNNNNNNNNNNNNNNNNNNNNNNNNNNNNNNNNNNNNNNNNNNNNNNNNNNNNNNNNNNNNNNNNNNNNNNNNNNNNNNNNNNNNNNNNNNNNNNNNNNNNNNNNNNNNNNNNNNNNNNNNNNNNNNNNNNNNNNNNNNNNNNNNNNNNNNNNNNNNNNNNNNNNNNNNNNNNNNNNNNNNNNNNNNNNNNNNNNNNNNNNNNNNNNNNNNNNNNNNNNNNNNNNNNNNNNNNNNNNNNNNNNNNNNNNNNNNNNNNNNNNNNNNNNNNNNNNNNNNNNNNNNNNNNNNNNNNNNNNNNNNNNNNNNNNNNNNNNNNNNNNNNNNNNNNNNNNNNNNNNNNNNNNNNNNNNNNNNNNNNNNNNNNNNNNNNNNNNNNNNNNNNNNNNNNNNNNNNNNNNNNNNNNNNNNNNNNNNNNNNNNNNNNNNNNNNNNNNNNNNNNNNNNNNNNNNNNNNNNNNNNNNNNNNNNNNNNNNNNNNNNNNNNNNNNNNNNNNNNNNNNNNNNNNNNNNNNNNNNNNNNNNNNNNNNNNNNNNNNNNNNNNNNNNNNNNNNNNNNNNNNNNNNNNNNNNNNNNNNNNNNNNNNNNNNNNNNNNNNNNNNNNNNNNNNNNNNNNNNNNNNNNNNNNNNNNNNNNNNNNNNNNNNNNNNNNNNNNNNNNNNNNNNNNNNNNNNNNNNNNNNNNNNNNNNNNNNNNNNNNNNNNNNNNNNNNNNNNNNNNNNNNNNNNNNNNNNNNNNNNNNNNNNNNNNNNNNNNNNNNNNNNNNNNNNNNNNNNNNNNNNNNNNNNNNNNNNNNNNNNNNNNNNNNNNNNNNNNNNNNNNNNNNNNNNNNNNNNNNNNNNNNNNNNNNNNNNNNNNNNNNNNNNNNNNNNNNNNNNNNNNNNNNNNNNNNNNNNNNNNNNNNNNNNNNNNNNNNNNNNNNNNNNNNNNNNNNNNNNNNNNNNNNNNNNNNNNNNNNNNNNNNNNNNNNNNNNNNNNNNNNNNNNNNNNNNNNNNNNNNNNNNNNNNNNNNNNNNNNNNNNNNNNNNNNNNNNNNNNNNNNNNNNNNNNNNNNNNNNNNNNNNNNNNNNNNNNNNNNNNNNNNNNNNNNNNNNNNNNNNNNNNNNNNNNNNNNNNNNNNNNNNNNNNNNNNNNNNNNNNNNNNNNNNNNNNNNNNNNNNNNNNNNNNNNNNNNNNNNNNNNNNNNNNNNNNNNNNNNNNNNNNNNNNNNNNNNNNNNNNNNNNNNNNNNNNNNNNNNNNNNNNNNNNNNNNNNNNNNNNNNNNNNNNNNNNNNNNNNNNNNNNNNNNNNNNNNNNNNNNNNNNNNNNNNNNNNNNNNNNNNNNNNNNNNNNNNNNNNNNNNNNNNNNNNNNNNNNNNNNNNNNNNNNNNNNNNNNNNNNNNNNNNNNNNNNNNNNNNNNNNNNNNNNNNNNNNNNNNNNNNNNNNNNNNNNNNNNNNNNNNNNNNNNNNNNNNNNNNNNNNNNNNNNNNNNNNNNNNNNNNNNNNNNNNNNNNNNNNNNNNNNNNNNNNNNNNNNNNNNNNNNNNNNNNNNNNNNNNNNNNNNNNNNNNNNNNNNNNNNNNNNNNNNNNNNNNNNNNNNNNNNNNNNNNNNNNNNNNNNNNNNNNNNNNNNNNNNNNNNNNNNNNNNNNNNNNNNNNNNNNNNNNNNNNNNNNNNNNNNNNNNNNNNNNNNNNNNNNNNNNNNNNNNNNNNNNNNNNNNNNNNNNNNNNNNNNNNNNNNNNNNNNNNNNNNNNNNNNNNNNNNNNNNNNNNNNNNNNNNNNNNNNNNNNNNNNNNNNNNNNNNNNNNNNNNNNNNNNNNNNNNNNNNNNNNNNNNNNNNNNNNNNNNNNNNNNNNNNNNNNNNNNNNNNNNNNNNNNNNNNNNNNNNNNNNNNNNNNNNNNNNNNNNNNNNNNNNNNNNNNNNNNNNNNNNNNNNNNNNNNNNNNNNNNNNNNNNNNNNNNNNNNNNNNNNNNNNNNNNNNNNNNNNNNNNNNNNNNNNNNNNNNNNNNNNNNNNNNNNNNNNNNNNNNNNNNNNNNNNNNNNNNNNNNNNNNNNNNNNNNNNNNNNNNNNNNNNNNNNNNNNNNNNNNNNNNNNNNNNNNNNNNNNNNNNNNNNNNNNNNNNNNNNNNNNNNNNNNNNNNNNNNNNNNNNNNNNNNNNNNNNNNNNNNNNNNNNNNNNNNNNNNNNNNNNNNNNNNNNNNNNNNNNNNNNNNNNNNNNNNNNNNNNNNNNNNNNNNNNNNNNNNNNNNNNNNNNNNNNNNNNNNNNNNNNNNNNNNNNNNNNNNNNNNNNNNNNNNNNNNNNNNNNNNNNNNNNNNNNNNNNNNNNNNNNNNNNNNNNNNNNNNNNNNNNNNNNNNNNNNNNNNNNNNNNNNNNNNNNNNNNNNNNNNNNNNNNNNNNNNNNNNNNNNNNNNNNNNNNNNNNNNNNNNNNNNNNNNNNNNNNNNNNNNNNNNNNNNNNNNNNNNNNNNNNNNNNNNNNNNNNNNNNNNNNNNNNNNNNNNNNNNNNNNNNNNNNNNNNNNNNNNNNNNNNNNNNNNNNNNNNNNNNNNNNNNNNNNNNNNNNNNNNNNNNNNNNNNNNNNNNNNNNNNNNNNNNNNNNNNNNNNNNNNNNNNNNNNNNNNNNNNNNNNNNNNNNNNNNNNNNNNNNNNNNNNNNNNNNNNNNNNNNNNNNNNNNNNNNNNNNNNNNNNNNNNNNNNNNNNNNNNNNNNNNNNNNNNNNNNNNNNNNNNNNNNNNNNNNNNNNNNNNNNNNNNNNNNNNNNNNNNNNNNNNNNNNNNNNNNNNNNNNNNNNNNNNNNNNNNNNNNNNNNNNNNNNNNNNNNNNNNNNNNNNNNNNNNNNNNNNNNNNNNNNNNNNNNNNNNNNNNNNNNNNNNNNNNNNNNNNNNNNNNNNNNNNNNNNNNNNNNNNNNNNNNNNNNNNNNNNNNNNNNNNNNNNNNNNNNNNNNNNNNNNNNNNNNNNNNNNNNNNNNNNNNNNNNNNNNNNNNNNNNNNNNNNNNNNNNNNNNNNNNNNNNNNNNNNNNNNNNNNNNNNNNNNNNNNNNNNNNNNNNNNNNNNNNNNNNNNNNNNNNNNNNNNNNNNNNNNNNNNNNNNNNNNNNNNNNNNNNNNNNNNNNNNNNNNNNNNNNNNNNNNNNNNNNNNNNNNNNNNNNNNNNNNNNNNNNNNNNNNNNNNNNNNNNNNNNNNNNNNNNNNNNNNNNNNNNNNNNNNNNNNNNNNNNNNNNNNNNNNNNNNNNNNNNNNNNNNNNNNNNNNNNNNNNNNNNNNNNNNNNNNNNNNNNNNNNNNNNNNNNNNNNNNNNNNNNNNNNNNNNNNNNNNNNNNNNNNNNNNNNNNNNNNNNNNNNNNNNNNNNNNNNNNNNNNNNNNNNNNNNNNNNAGAGTAACCATCACTTAGCCTCATGTTGTCAGAACGGAATCTAGATTCTTGACTGAAACTCCTGATGGTTGTCGCCCCTGAGATCGTTTCAGAAAAATGCTGAATCAGAGGGGCTTTGCATACTCCAACTAACCGCGAAAGTTCTCGTGCTGCAGCTATGTAATACCGCTGCACAGTTGAAAGCCTTTTGTCACAACTTCATCACTTGAATAAACTTTGCTAGAATCAACAACTCTTGTGGAGGACTGGATTGTAAAGTTTATTGAAAGTACCTGTAACCATATAGAGGCAGCAACCACAGGGATGAAGACGAGAAAAACCATCCAAGAAACCTGAGACATTACTCCAATGATTCCAATAAGCTGAATGACTGTGATAGCAACTGATCCAAATTGATACGGTATTTCCAAATCCACTGAAGACTGGTCGGTGGAAGCCTAcagaaggaaaacaaataaacacatagattaccaaaaagatatatatggaAATCCTCAAATAACTATAGTGGCCAGCGACGTACTCTACTCATGATTCTTCCACTTGGAGTGGAATCAAAGAAGGACATAGGAGAACGGAAAATGCAGTGATGCATTTTATGAAACAGTTCAGTGGCAGTCTTGTAACCAGCGGTGACAAGAAGAGTGGCTCTAGCAAGAATGCAGAGGGAACTTCCAAAGGCCAGAGCCACATACACAATCATTAACGTGGAAAGTTTCACAGGAGCTTGCACATCCTTAGAAACAGGAGTAGCCCAAGCCATCCAATAGTTGCTTCCAATCTGTAGAAGCTGAAAGAGAGTTTGCGCCAACAATATGAAAGGCACAAGAGCTCCTCCGTATGCTAGTGTGATATATTTCCAGTACACATCCAAAGAGACGCTAcctttctccctctcttcctCTTGAACAATTTGTCTTTGGGGCTCCCCGGAATCTACTTTATCGTTCTTCGGATCTTGACATACTTGTTTCCCATCGAAACCTAAAGCATCTCTCACAGCAGCATTTTCTTCGCCTAAAACTGATTTCTCTGAAACAGAATTGGCATCAACAGAACCAACTACTGCCAGAGCCTCCTGATGTGCACCTATAAGCTCCATGAAATCAGTTCCAGAGTTGAGGATATCACTGTATTTTCCAGCTTGGCTGATTCTCCCATCTTTCATGACCTGAGGCATAAGAAATCGATTTTGGATGGTTTCATATTCTCAGTATACAATATTCATATAGATAACAGAAGATAAAGACAGTAAACTAATTACATACCAGTATAAGATCAGCAGCAGGTAAGAACTCAACTTGATGGGTTACATATATAACCGATTTGGAAGACAAAAGCCCCAGTAAGACTTCCTGAAAGAAGTGTGAGCATGAGAATCAATTTGATAACCTGATTGTATTACAGAATGGGAGATCACAATCACACTAATGGCTAAGACAGAAGATCGTACCTTAAAGAGATGTGACCCAGTGTGTGCATCCACAGCACTAAATGGATCATCAAACAGATAGATATCCGCATCTTGGTAGAGAGCGCGTGCAATCTGTATCCTTTGCTTTTGTCCACCACTCAAATTGATGCCGCGTTCTCCAATAACTGTCTGATCACCGAATGAAAGTATTTCCAGATCCTTACTCAAAGAACATGCTTCAAGAACCTTATCATATCGTTCTCTTTCCATAGGTTTACCAAACAAGATGTTGTCCTCAATTTTACCGCTCTGAATCCAAGGAGATTGTGCAACAAACGCTTTTGTCCCACAAACCTTAAGACTTCCAGATATCTTGGGTACTTCTCCTAGTAAAGATGAAAGCAAGCTCGATTTCCCAGAGCCAACAGTACCACAAACTGCAACCTTCATCCCAGGAGAGATCTTGAAGTTTATGTCTTTTAGAGTTGGGTTAGCGGATGAGACATCCCAAGATAAAGTGCTGTTGATAACTTCCACCGCCATGTCTGAACTTCCCTTGGGGAGCCTCTCTACAATGTCAGGCTGTAAATTGTCCAGACAAAGATAGGTTGCAAGTCTATCAAGAGAGACTTTTGTCTGCACAAGCATGGAGATAGTGTCGGGAAGATTGTAGATAGGCTCTTGTAGAATCCTGAAGGTTGCAAGTGCGGAGAGTATCTTTCCTGATTCAAGGGGGATACCGAGAAGTATACAAGCACCAAAAGTGCAGACTGACACAATAGTAGGAGCCCCCCAGAAAACAAAGCTTATAACAGCCGAGTTATACACATACTTTTTCAGCCATCCTTCCTCAGATTTCCGAAGCTCAAAAATCTTGGACAGAAACTTCATTTCCCACCCCTGAAGTTTGAGAATCCTCATGTTTCTTAAGATCTCAGATGTTGATTTCATCCGGCTATCCTTAGCTTCCATTAACTTCTCCTGAAACCTCTCTTGCATTCTCCCGAATGGAAAATTCACAAGCATTACTAAAATGGTAGCAACTAAAGCCGCTATTGATGCTAGTCCAAGATTTCTATACAAGATCCACAGAGCCAGACCGACTTGTAACAAAACCATCCAGGGGTCATGCATGTACCAACTAAAATCACCAATCCTCTCAGCATCCACCGTCATGAAATTTATAATCTCCCCACTTGTGCTTCCTTGCTTTGACTGGCATGAAAGGGTCAGACCCTTATCATATATCATCGCGACCAAGGCTGATCTCATCCTAATGCCAACCTTCTGTAGCCTAAAGAACCAATGTCTCTGTGACAGGCACTCCACAAACTTAGCAACAAAGAAAGTAATGACTAGCACATATCCTTCATGGTTGTACAGTCTACGTCCATTAAGGTATTGAACGAAAGTATCAATGAGTGCTGGCCCAACATATGATGCGACCGTGTAGATGAAAGCAAAGAATGCTGTCACTAGAATCTCCCACTGAGCCGAAAAAAACAACGCCTTTATAAGCTTGAACGTGGTAACGCCACTTCTCTGTCCCTCATCTGCTGCTTCAAGCATACTCCTAAACTTAGGAGCTAACCCAACCACGCTGTCGTTATCATGAAGCTGTGGAACATCTTCTAGATCAATGGTCTTCTTATTTCCAACTTCTATCAATGGACTCATCCATGAGAAAGTCAAAAGACTGAGAATGCCAGCTCTCGAATAAGGAGTAGCCTCACCACTCCCATTGGTTTTATTCAACTCAacgccaccaccaccaacaacaacactagAATCACCACCGTTCAATAGAGGTTCTTCCAAAACTCCATTGCCGTTGCTTCTATCTTTCTTGAAGAAAGCCACATAACCGAGAAACAAAGCAATACTAAAAGCAAGAACATCGTACGCTAGAAGGTGACTAGATACAGTCTCATGTCTCTTGTACAGAACAAAGTCTACCACAAGAGAGTAACAAGAAACCACGAGATAGAAGCACAACCATATCCTAAGTAAAAAGGGAGCCTTTTTATCCTCATAACCCCTACAGTGATGCAAACAAATCGACAAAACCCCCCAAGAAACCAATCCCAATAGAAACCCGAGGGAAGAAACTAGCTGGTCATTATCCGACCAACCACTATCGTACCAATAGAAACCACTCAACGACATCAACACCAGATTAAGCAGAGATAAGGCTAAACTAGAAAACAGAGCCGACTTAAACCCAAAACCCCTACTATCTTTTAAGCTCTCCGTAACAGCAGAAtaaccattattattattaccccTAATTTTATCACGCACGAATGAGCAAAACAGGAGCAGCAACAAAACCGCGTGTAAGAAACCGGAAACCCATGTAAGGAAAAGGGGTTTCAGAAGGAAGGACGTAGGATCCGGAGGCAAAATAGATTCCGAAAACGATAACAACATTGCTAACATACCGTTACCCGTCGTGGAACCGCGAAAGTCCATgtcttttttttgctctttgttctctctctcttctctctgtttttccaATGATTTGAGAAAAAGgttgttaatttaataattttggatTGAGTTTTTTCTCAAGGAGGAGACTACTTATAGAAAAGAGAGTGGAGTGATGATGTAGACAGAAGTATCCCTTGGAGAGCACGCTCACGAagccaagaggaagaagacgaaggagaaggagaaggagaagaagaaagatgacaaCCCTCCTCTCTCAAAACCCCACCAGAGCACTTTGGAAACGTGAgggttcttttatttttccatattcACACGGGTCTTTTTTGACAATctcgatttttttaattaattataattttaaaatgttggaaaaaatctgaattttgtttctgttttaaaGCCAAAAAGGATATTCGTTTttttatatctctatttttgtaccatgtttttgttttccaatctTAAAGATTATTATTagctgatttgattttgttgctcTTACACTAGATTAAGAACACgggttaaaattcattttatttatattataatttttatataaaatataatttatgagattgtttttaaaagtttttttggataaaacattatgcaataaatcatatgctaaatatgatggcttgaaaaaaaagacacttattttgtaagttttatattgttaatgattctataTAATTACTCGTGCTATaacattggttaaattttattttaaacgaaattttgtatattttatattttaaaataaaaatttaatatgttgtattaggttatatatgtgaagttattttaacaatttatattttacatcatgacttgaatgtcattataagacataattttgtaaatttgaatttaaatattcaaattttgatatgttactcagtaaaaattttaattcaattgattttatatttaaagaataatattactaaatcttgaatattttatatattgaagaatttatatttgtttttaaaattcaacttatggtatatccggaaataaaattatttttaattattataaataatatgataatttatttgtttcacaaaatagactcatatataaaaataaaaggtgaagtataatgattgttaacaaattaatatgttaagttagatatcaaaagattttatttgatgaataatttaataaagaaaattaatatggtaagttagatgatatgattttttagaatattttctttaagatttttggtataacttatttgtaactaattattttatcattaatgtataacatatttgtaaccaacttattaaaattatatagtctacaaaataatgttgtgtacttcaggggatgtttttttttaccatattgATAAGAAttttttaagaagaaggatttagaaaaaaataagaaaaaaaacaaaatttggtacTTGGTACCTTACAAGTTAATAGAACTcttgtatttttcttcttctacacctCTCCAAGTATTTTAACTTACTTTGCTTAATTTTGTCCTCATATCTACTTTTGCAGCtcttacatttaaaaaataatataaatagaaaagaagagaaaaaacgattttttaaaactttaatagaaaaaaaaaatctttattgaTAATTAAGTCTCGTAACAAAGGATAGAATAGATAGATAGAGGTCTCTCCCTTTTTTTCCAAAGCAAAGTGCTTAGCTGACCTTTCAACTAGTATCCATCCATGTGTGTCTGATGATGTacgtttttttccttttaaataaagTTGTGTCATACTCATACTGTATTATGAGTCATACATTAATAATAATCGATAGGTTATATGGTATCATCGTATACAAACTAATTTCGTATTTCGTGGAATATTCATCTACTCTTTTGACTTGTGTTAACTTGAAGTTGAAACCTAAAATCTATTATCACATTTCACATAACtcttaagattttaatttttagatctTTGAATATAGAAACTATTGGACTGTGACATCAAACAAAACGTAATTTAAGCTTCTTTAAAAGTGAAATTCGACACACAACAATTAAGAAATGTATATATCCTATTTTTAACATAACTAATCACAAGGCATATCATAGCCCAACAactaaattatcattttttttgtggggTTAAGATTTATTTGAAAAGTTGTCTGTCTCATAGTGCACAAATTTCTTGGGAAGAAAATCAACAAGATTCCTAGAGGATTGGGCTGCAAGGAAGTGATAAGTCTCTGTTTTTGTCAGTCAATGCCTGTCCCAATAACATCACACTCAATCTCACtatattaatattgtatataCTTTTCATAACTATGATTTTAATAATATCGTCAGCATTCAAAGATACCACCAAGTCTATATATTCTAATAATAATCATGTTATCATTCCGTAAGCCGTTAGTTTACCACGGTATGGAGCCTTGTGCATGTATGTGGTCACAGCCACTggactataaaaaaaaagtccaagtctacttttaaaatcttttaatgtccaaacttttttacttttgccAATTTAATTATGCCACTTTCATGGAAGTTTCATCAGCTAAAAAAGTAGAGCACAAACGTCTGAtcacaaataaaatagaaacacGACAAAGGCAAGACGGTAAACAAACTTGTTTGGTCCCGTTTTTATGGATCTTTGGTTCTAACAGTTTCTTTTGGATCTGGAATCAGAACTCGCTGTGTACTCCGCCACAAGCTTTGAGAATAATGACGACCTGTCTTCAAGCAATCTCGCCGGTGAATCATGTTCTTTGATAAGACCTTCAATAAGGATACATAAACAGTTAAAACACTAGTCTTCTGATTATAAATTGTAAATAGAAGTGTATGATCAAAGTCAGGACCTTGGTCTAGGAGCAGGACCATATCGCTGTCTATAACAGAAGATATTCTGTGTGCGATTGTTATCACTGTACAATCCGAAAACTGTTGCCTCAGAGTCTCCTGGA is drawn from Camelina sativa cultivar DH55 chromosome 1, Cs, whole genome shotgun sequence and contains these coding sequences:
- the LOC104704582 gene encoding ABC transporter C family member 3 isoform X2, with product MDFRGSTTGNGMLAMLLSFSESILPPDPTSFLLKPLFLTWVSGFLHAVLLLLLFCSFVRDKIRGNNNNGYSAVTESLKDSRGFGFKSALFSSLALSLLNLVLMSLSGFYWYDSGWSDNDQLVSSLGFLLGLVSWGVLSICLHHCRGYEDKKAPFLLRIWLCFYLVVSCYSLVVDFVLYKRHETVSSHLLAYDVLAFSIALFLGYVAFFKKDRSNGNGVLEEPLLNGGDSSVVVGGGGVELNKTNGSGEATPYSRAGILSLLTFSWMSPLIEVGNKKTIDLEDVPQLHDNDSVVGLAPKFRSMLEAADEGQRSGVTTFKLIKALFFSAQWEILVTAFFAFIYTVASYVGPALIDTFVQYLNGRRLYNHEGYVLVITFFVAKFVECLSQRHWFFRLQKVGIRMRSALVAMIYDKGLTLSCQSKQGSTSGEIINFMTVDAERIGDFSWYMHDPWMVLLQVGLALWILYRNLGLASIAALVATILVMLVNFPFGRMQERFQEKLMEAKDSRMKSTSEILRNMRILKLQGWEMKFLSKIFELRKSEEGWLKKYVYNSAVISFVFWGAPTIVSVCTFGACILLGIPLESGKILSALATFRILQEPIYNLPDTISMLVQTKVSLDRLATYLCLDNLQPDIVERLPKGSSDMAVEVINSTLSWDVSSANPTLKDINFKISPGMKVAVCGTVGSGKSSLLSSLLGEVPKISGSLKVCGTKAFVAQSPWIQSGKIEDNILFGKPMERERYDKVLEACSLSKDLEILSFGDQTVIGERGINLSGGQKQRIQIARALYQDADIYLFDDPFSAVDAHTGSHLFKEVLLGLLSSKSVIYVTHQVEFLPAADLILVMKDGRISQAGKYSDILNSGTDFMELIGAHQEALAVVGSVDANSVSEKSVLGEENAAVRDALGFDGKQVCQDPKNDKVDSGEPQRQIVQEEEREKGSVSLDVYWKYITLAYGGALVPFILLAQTLFQLLQIGSNYWMAWATPVSKDVQAPVKLSTLMIVYVALAFGSSLCILARATLLVTAGYKTATELFHKMHHCIFRSPMSFFDSTPSGRIMSRASTDQSSVDLEIPYQFGSVAITVIQLIGIIGVMSQVSWMVFLVFIPVVAASIWLQRYYIAAARELSRLVGVCKAPLIQHFSETISGATTIRSFSQESRFRSDNMRLSDGYSRPKFYTAGAMEWLCFRLDMLSSLTFVFSLAFLVSIPTGVIDPSLAGLAVTYGLNLNTLQAWLIWTLCGLENKIISVERILQYASVPSEPPLVIESNRPEQSWPSRGEVDIRDLQVRYAPHMPLVLRGITCTFKGGLRTGIVGRTGSGKSTLIQTLFRIVEPSAGEIRIDGVNILNIGLHDLRLRLSIIPQDPTMFEGTVRSNLDPLEEYTDDQIWEALDKCQLGDEVRKKEQKLDSSVSENGENWSMGQRQLVCLGRVLLKRSKILVLDEATASVDTATDNLIQKTLREHFSDCTVITIAHRISSVIDSDMVLLLSNGSIEEYDTPVRLLEDKSSSFSKLVAEYTTRSSSSFE